A segment of the Fusobacterium ulcerans genome:
TGGCTTTAGCTATGGAGCCTAAACTACTAATAGCTGATGAACCGACAACTGCCATAGATGCTGTTACTCAATATGAAATAATGAAAGAATTTATAAAAATAAAAGAAAAATATAAGGTAGCAATAATATTTATCTCTCATGATTTAGGTGTCATTTCAAAAATTGCTGATAATGTTATTGTTATGAGCAATGGAAAAGCTGTAGCTCAAGGAGATAAAAATCATATATTCTCTTCTGAAAAAGAAGAATATACAAAAATGCTCATAGAGAAAAAAATGGCAGTTATGAATAGATACAGAGAAATACTCCATAATGGAAGGAGGAAATCATATGCTCCTAGAAGCTAAAAATATATTTGTTAGTTTTAAAAAAGAAAATCAAACTTCTTTTTTTGGAAAAGAGAGACAGGAAGTAGTAAAAGATGTGTCAATCTCTTTAAAAAAAGGAGAATGTTTAGGTATAATAGGAGAAAGCGGAAGTGGTAAAAGTACTTTTGGAAAAACATTAATAGGCCTTTTAACTCCTGATAAAGGAGATGTAACTGTCAATGGAATAAGCCTTTATGGTAAATCTTCAAGAGATGAAAAAAGAAAAGTAAAACAGGCAGTAAGTGTAGTATTCCAAGATTATACCTCTTCCGCAAATCCAAGATTTCGTATAAAAGATATCATTGGAGAATCTTTAAGAGTTATAGAAAAAAGAGAAAATATAAAAATTGATAAAAAGAAAAGAACTGAAGAGCTTCTTGAATTAGTTGGTCTCAATAAAAATTTTATAGATAGATATCCCCATGAATTAAGTGGAGGTCAGCTGCAAAGAGTATGTATAGCAAGAGCTGTTGCTACAAACCCAGAAATTATTCTTCTTGATGAAGCTATCAGTTCTCTGGATGCTTCTACTCAGACTCAAGTTATGGATCTCTTAAAGAATCTCCAGAAAGAATTTGGATTTTCATATATTTTTATAACTCATGATCTTCCATCAGTGACATATATGTGTGATAGAGTAATATTTTTTTATGATGGTAAAATAGTGGAACAGGTTGATGATATTTATATGCTGTCAGAAGTAAAAAGTTCTTACGCTGCAAAACTTTTACATTCTATTTTAGAAATTGATATACAAAATGAGGAGCAGAGAAGTTATGCAAAACAACAGTCTTACTCATAAAATATATCTTCATATAATGATTCCTTTTATGCTTTCAACTGTGACACAGCCTTTATTAGGAGCAGCTGATATAGCGGTAGTAGGAAGGCTTGGAGATGAAAAATATATTGCTGGTATATCTATTGGAACTCTTATCTTCAATACAATATATTGGGTATTTGGCTTTTTAAGAGTAAGTACTACAGGATTTAGTGCTCAGAGTGCAAAAAATTCTGATATTCAAAAAACTTCAGATACTTTTTTCAGACCTCTTTTTATAGCTATTTTCATCAGTATATTATTTATAATATTTCAAAATACTATATTTAATTTTTCCATGGAGCTAATAGTTCCTGATATAGAAATAAAAAAAGCTGCAAGTGAATACTTTTTTATACTCATATGGGGAGCCCCCTTTGTTTTAATTAACTATGTCATTCTCGGGTGGCTCATGGGACAGGGAAATATAAAAGGTTCTCTTAGTATGCAGATAAGCAGCAATCTTTTAAATATAATTTTAGATGTGATTTTAGTTGTAATTTTTAAGCAGAAAATTGCTGGTGTTGCATATGCTACACTTATATCTCAAATAGTTTCTACTTTAATTGGATTATATTATCTGCTTCCCTATGGTTATACTAAAAATTTATGTTTAAAAAATATTTTCAGAAAGAAAGAGTTAATCTCTATTATGTGTGTAAATAAAGATCTTATGCTGAGAACAGTCTGTCTTGTTGTACATAATAATCTTTTTACAGCTGCAAGCTCTTCTCTTGGAGTGACTATTCTCTCTGCTAATGCTGTTCTTTTTCAAGTACTTTCAATTATTTCATATCTGCTGGATGGTATAGCTAACACTTCCAGTGTTTTTGCTGGAAGAGCAGCAGGGGAAAGAGATAATATTCTTATGAAAAATACATGGAAAAAAACGCTTCAATGGGGATTGATAATGGCAGGAATACTTACAGTTATATATTTAATTTCATATCCAAAAATAATAGAAATATTTACAAATATAACTACTGTAGTTCATACAGCTGAAAGATATGCTTACTGGATAGCTCTCTATCCTATTTTAGCTTTTATAGGGCTGACTTTCTATGGAGTTTTTACTGGTTCATCTGTTACTGCTCCAATTCTTTATTCTACAGCTGGAGCTTTGGCTGGCTTCCTTCTTTCATGGAAATATGTAATTCCAATTTTAAATAATGATGGTATCTGGATATCTTTGCTTCTATTCTATTTTTTAAGAAGTATATTATTGATACCATTTCTCAAAAAAACTTTAAATTAAAAAGGAGATGATTATGAGTTTTGTTTTAGGCAATATAAAATGTGAAAATGGAAAAAAAGAAAAGGGATACTGGAACATAGAAAAAACTAGATATCATATCCCTATTACTGCTATCTGTGGAAAAAAAGAGGGAAAAACTGTTGTCATTTCTTCTGGAGTACATAGTTGTGAATATGTGGGTATCCAAGCAGCTATTGAAACAGCTCAGGAGCTTTCTCCTGAGAATATTTCTGGAACAGTTGTCATTTTGCATCCTGTGAACTATACAGGCTTTTTCAAAAGACTTCCTGCTGTTATTCCTGAAGATAATAAAAACCTCAACAGAGTTTTCCCTGGAGATAAAGATGGCACTCTTTCTGAAAAAATAGCTTATAATTTTTCAAAATATCTTTACCCTAATATAGATTTTTTCTTTGATCTACATGGAGGAGATGTACAGGAAAATGTTACTCCCTTTGTATATTTCTCTGGCTCAGCAGATGAAGAAGTTAAAAAAATATCAATAGAAGCTGCAAAATCACTTTCACTCCCTTACAGAGTAAAATCATCTTCTGTAAATGGTGTATACAGCTCAGCTGCCATGCAAGGAGTCCCATCTCTTCTTGTGGAAAGGGGAGGAAGAGGCCTTTGGAGTAAAGAAGAAGTTGGAGCTTACAAAGAAGATATTCTAAGACTTCTAACTCATTTTAATATTCTAGAAAATAATTTCAGTTTTTCTGATATGACTCAAGCTGAAATAAATAATTCTAAATACCTTGAATCTAGACATAATGGATTCTGGTACCCAGCTTTTGAAGCAGGAGATACATTTAAAAAAGGAGCATTCCTTGGAGAGATAAAAGACTGTTTTGGAAATATTCTTGAAACCTATAAAGCTGAATTTGATGGAATTATTCTTTATGAAACAATATCTCTAGCAATAGCTATTGATGATCCTCTCATTGCTTATGGAGAAATATAATTTCCCTAATCATTTAAGGAAAATTGACTTTTTTTTCTGAATTATGTTATACTTTGTAAATTATAAATCATTTTTTCTTCTATACTAAATGATTTACAATAATATCGCTACAGACATTAAGGGGGAAATATGAATTTTTTTACAATTATTTTAGTTATTCTTTTTATAATTTTAGGAAATCTTTTCATTGTTTTCATGAATACCCGTATAGTTATGAAAGGGAAAAGAACTAAATGCCTAGAAAAACTCTCAAAAGAAAAAGGATACAAGTTTACTAAAAGATGGGATTGTAATTACGCTACAATAGCTATTGATGAAGAGAAAAAAATAATAGCACTTTTAGAACCTGCTTTCTTAGATTTTAAAGCATTTGAAATAAATGGTATCGATATTTCATCTAAAAAAATAGTTATCAACTCTCTTATTCCTGGGTTAGCAACTGGGGTAGAAGTTCTTCTAACTTTAAGAAATGGTGAAGAATATAGTTTAGAAACACTAACACTAAAAAAAGTTTTATTTGGAACTTTCAAGTTTCATCCTATTGTAACTAATGCTATTAAAAATGCTGAAGAAATTGAAGCTATTTTAAATTCATTCTAAATAATAATTTTTTATTTTTATATCACTTTCAAACAATCATAAGAATATTTATGGTTGTTTTTTTATTTTTTGTTTTTTTATATTTTTTTTCCCAAACAAATTTTTTATTTCTTTTCTTCAATTCAAAATATTTAATCTGCATATTTTTTTTAAAAACTTTGCCTAATATTAATTGTATGTTTTTTTGTTTGAAAAGATAAATTTAAATGTTATAATTTAATTATATAAATAAAAACAGTTTACTTTTTAACAGTTTTATTTAAAAATATTTTGTAGTTTTAAAAAGAATTATACAATTTTTTAGAATTTTTGTACGTCAAAAACAAAAATAAAAACAGGGGAATTTATTTTATTATTTTTAATTAAACTACAACATCTTGAAAGCAATTTAATTTTAAGGAGGAAAGAGATATGAAAAAAGTAGTTACTATGTTTCTTTTTCTATCTTGTTTGACAACAGCACTTTATTCACAGGAAGTAAGTGAAAAAGAGGGGAGAAAAGTTCTTGAACAGATAAGAAGAGAAATTCAGGCTGAAGAAAAAGCAAAACTGAAAGCTATTGAAGATGCTGAAAAAGCAAAAGCTGAAGAGGAAAAAGCCAGAATAGCAGCTGAAAAGGCAGAGGAAAAAAAGGGAAAAAAAATACTTGAGGATATTAGAAGAGATATGAATGAATCTCTTGAAGAAAAAGTATTTAGAAGTGACAATAACCCTGAAGCTAGAATAGCAGCAGCTGGAGCAGCTTTTGAAATTGGAAAGGAAAGAATGGCATTTCTGAAAATGGAAGAAGAAGAGATTGTGAAACTTGAAGAAGTTTTGGGGATGGAACCTAATGAAAACAGAGTATTTTTAAGTCAGAAATTTGATGAAGTATATGATCAGTTTAATTCAAATAATAATGAAATTGAATTACTTTTATTAGAAAATGAGAAACTTAATGAATACTTGAGTAGATTAGATAGAATGGAACAGAAAGTAAGAGCAGGAAATTAAATAGGGGGAAGATTTTATGAGAAAAGGTGACATTGAAAAATCTCTAAAGAGGTTTTTGAAAAGAAAAGTCAGTTATTCTCTTTCGCTTTTGATAGCCTTCATGATAACAGGGGGAATATCTTTAGGTGCAGGAATAACAGCAGAGGAAATACAGGAAACTAAAGGGGATCTTTTAACTAGAATTCAAACAGAACGAGAAGAAATAAAAAGAAAAATAGCAGAAAATGAAAGACTCATAGGAGAATATAATTCAGATTTTGTAGAACTTGTAAGAAAGGGAGATTTTTATTCAAAACCTTTATTCAACAGTACACAGATATTTTTTACTTATCAATATTTAGATAATGGAAAAGTGAAAGATAGAACAGATAAGGAATTTTCTGAAACTATAGATGCGATCAATAAACACTATGGAACAAGAAGTGGAAGAAGTCTTCTTAGATCAACTGGAAACATTGGAAAAGACAAGATAATGTCTGGAAATGGAGTAGGAGTTGATAATGAAGTATTTAGGGAAGAAATAGAAGTAGGAGCAAATATCAAACCTATTGAACCTGAGCTTCCAGTAATTAATCCAAGTGTATCAGTAAGTGTATCTGCACCTATTGTAAACCTTGGTGCTTTACCAGGAACAATAAGTCCAACAATGCCAACAATGCCAACAGTAACAGCACCAGTGGTTGCAGTGCCAACAGCACCAAGTGGGGTAAATGTATCAGTTACAACACCAGGCGCTGTAGATAGAATAACAGTAACAGCACCAACAGTAACAACGCCAACAACACCAAGTGATAAAAATATAAATGTAACAGCACCAGCAACACCAACAGGATTTGAGCCAACTACTGTAACGGCACCAACAGCACCAAGTATACCAGTTATTGTGCCGCCAACTATTCCATCATTTGCTTCAAATGTTGTTTCAGGAGGAAATGGAACAGCTAATCATATTGATACTAGAACTTTAAGTAATGGTGTTATAGAAATGGTTGCAATTAAAGGTGGAAATTTTAATTTAGTCAGAAATACTGCTAATACATGGACATATGAATATACTGGATATAGTGGAGCTAATGTTTGGGCTCAAGGTGGAAATGATGCTAAAAGTGATCTTCATGCAGATGTTGGAGCAGGATTAACATGGAGTAGTTTAGCTAGAACTTCTACAGCTTCTAGTGGATCTCAATTAGGGTTTCAAAAATTAGTTGGGTCAGGAACTCAATCAACAATGCTAAGTAATGCAACATTTCTTTATACTAGAGGGATGGAAAATGCAGCTTCTAATCTAGGGGAATTCGTACATTTGGATATTCATGGGGCTGCTGCACCAGCAGGTCAAAGAACAGGATTAGATACTGGAACTAATGGTTTAACTAATAAAACTGCTATTTTAGCTGCTTATGATGATGCTGGAAATAATATTAACTGGACTGGCAGAACTTCTGCTACATCTGATAGATATACTTGGATAAATAGTGGGAAACTAGTTGTAGAAGGAGGGAATACTTCTATAACTAATCACTATGACCATTATGGAGTTATTGATTCTAAGGCAATAGTTATTAATACTGGAGATATTATATTTCAGCCATATTTTAATGGAACTAATTATTATCAAAAATATACTTCTGCATTTGTAATGTCTCTATCTGGAAATACTGTACAACATATAATGTATAATGGTCCAACAGGAAGTATAAAAACATATACTCAAACAGCTTCTATTTTCTTATCTGGTTCAAGTGGTTCAGGAAGACCATTGAGTATAGTAAACAGAGGAACATTAGAAATGTATGGAGAAAATTCAGCTGGAATTTTCCTAAAAACAGGTTCTAATAATGATTTATATTTTGCTACTGATAATTTTGCTTTTAATAGTGCGACTAATACAGTAACAGCAGGTAGTTATAAACCATTGAAGTTATTTGGAGATAAAAGCATAGGTCTATATGGGGCTGCTACAGACGGTTCTACAATTGGAAATTTTGCTGTTGACATTGGAGAAACTGGTAAAGGAAATCAAAACTTTACAACTTCAACAGCTTCTGGGACTACTAATGGAACAAATTTAGTAGATTATAATATCAATCCAAGTGGTGGAACGAATAAAAATATAGAAGGATCTTTTGGAATAATTGCCAATGCACCTATGAATCTTACAAGCCATCAGATAAGAATATATGATAAAACTGAAAATAATGTTGGAGTATATCCTAATGCTGATGTTGCACTTAATCTTGGAGGAGGAGAAATTTCTCTAAATGGTGGAGATACAAATATTGGTATTTTAATTAATGGAAAAGGAAGTGTAACTTCTACAGGTAATATTTCAGTAACTGGTGGAGTAAAAAATATGGCAGTTTATGTCAAAGGAGCTAACTCTGGTCCAGCAGAAGCTGTAACAGTAAATAAAGTAACAGCTACAAATACTGAAGATTCAGTAGTTGTTTATGGAGAAAGTGGAGCAAAAATTACAGTAAATGAATTAAATGTAGTTTCAAAAGTAGGAGCAAATCCGACAACTGTAAATGGAAAAGATACAGGAGCTGCTTTTGCTTCAGGTGCTAATACTGTTATTACAATTAATAGAGCAGCAACTCCAGGAAGTGCTAATATATCTATAACAGGATCAAAATTAGATGATGCAGACAGATATGTTGGATTTGGTGTTATGGCAACAAATGGTGGAGTCGTTAATGCTAAAAACAATTATATAAAAGTAACTAATGGTTCAACAGCAGCAGCATCTATAGGAACAAATTCTAATATAGATTTATCAGGAGGAACAGTAGAATTTGATGGTTCAGGATATGCTGTTTATTCAGATGGAGTAGGAAAAATAAATTTAAGTAATTCTAAAATGATTCTTAAAGGAAAAGCAACAGCATTTGATGTAGATATGCTGGCAGGAACACCACCTGTAACATTAGATGCAAATTCAAGAATACATGTAGAATCTAATGATGTTGTTGTATTTAATCTGAAAAATGCAGCAGGGTTGAGTACAAGTGGATTAGAATCTAGCATAACTACAGCTCTTGGAACAGCTCTTGGAGGAGCAAATCTTTCAGATCTAATAGTTGCAGGGTTAGGTATTGACAAATATAAAATAGCTGCAGTTGATGGTGGAACAATTAGTATTGGAGACTTAGATAAAACAGGAATAGGAGCAGGAGGAGAGACTCAGGCTCAAAAAGATGGAAACTTCTACTATAATAGATTTTTA
Coding sequences within it:
- a CDS encoding ABC transporter ATP-binding protein, with protein sequence MLLEAKNIFVSFKKENQTSFFGKERQEVVKDVSISLKKGECLGIIGESGSGKSTFGKTLIGLLTPDKGDVTVNGISLYGKSSRDEKRKVKQAVSVVFQDYTSSANPRFRIKDIIGESLRVIEKRENIKIDKKKRTEELLELVGLNKNFIDRYPHELSGGQLQRVCIARAVATNPEIILLDEAISSLDASTQTQVMDLLKNLQKEFGFSYIFITHDLPSVTYMCDRVIFFYDGKIVEQVDDIYMLSEVKSSYAAKLLHSILEIDIQNEEQRSYAKQQSYS
- a CDS encoding MATE family efflux transporter; amino-acid sequence: MQNNSLTHKIYLHIMIPFMLSTVTQPLLGAADIAVVGRLGDEKYIAGISIGTLIFNTIYWVFGFLRVSTTGFSAQSAKNSDIQKTSDTFFRPLFIAIFISILFIIFQNTIFNFSMELIVPDIEIKKAASEYFFILIWGAPFVLINYVILGWLMGQGNIKGSLSMQISSNLLNIILDVILVVIFKQKIAGVAYATLISQIVSTLIGLYYLLPYGYTKNLCLKNIFRKKELISIMCVNKDLMLRTVCLVVHNNLFTAASSSLGVTILSANAVLFQVLSIISYLLDGIANTSSVFAGRAAGERDNILMKNTWKKTLQWGLIMAGILTVIYLISYPKIIEIFTNITTVVHTAERYAYWIALYPILAFIGLTFYGVFTGSSVTAPILYSTAGALAGFLLSWKYVIPILNNDGIWISLLLFYFLRSILLIPFLKKTLN
- a CDS encoding M14 family metallopeptidase, producing the protein MSFVLGNIKCENGKKEKGYWNIEKTRYHIPITAICGKKEGKTVVISSGVHSCEYVGIQAAIETAQELSPENISGTVVILHPVNYTGFFKRLPAVIPEDNKNLNRVFPGDKDGTLSEKIAYNFSKYLYPNIDFFFDLHGGDVQENVTPFVYFSGSADEEVKKISIEAAKSLSLPYRVKSSSVNGVYSSAAMQGVPSLLVERGGRGLWSKEEVGAYKEDILRLLTHFNILENNFSFSDMTQAEINNSKYLESRHNGFWYPAFEAGDTFKKGAFLGEIKDCFGNILETYKAEFDGIILYETISLAIAIDDPLIAYGEI